The Loktanella sp. M215 genome includes a window with the following:
- a CDS encoding MarR family winged helix-turn-helix transcriptional regulator, whose translation MSDQSSHRPGSIDPVLYEERIARLIRLAARAFNRSLTLRLATEGVTFGQWIFLRILWREDGLSQRELSARAHLTEPTAHTALSRMDEMGLITRRNTDGNRRRQHAFLTKRGWQLRELLEPLAIEANDLAVEGLTEDDLQVLRKSLAMMIKNLEQDERDAARRGFKVPPTRPQN comes from the coding sequence ATGAGCGATCAGTCATCACACCGCCCCGGCTCCATAGACCCTGTCCTCTACGAGGAGCGCATTGCGCGGTTGATCCGGCTGGCCGCCCGCGCATTCAACCGTTCGCTAACCCTGCGATTGGCAACGGAAGGCGTGACGTTCGGCCAGTGGATATTTCTGCGTATCCTCTGGCGAGAGGACGGCCTATCCCAGCGAGAGCTGAGCGCACGTGCGCATTTGACCGAACCAACGGCCCATACGGCGTTGTCCCGAATGGACGAGATGGGTCTAATTACCCGGCGCAACACCGACGGCAACCGCCGCAGACAGCACGCCTTTCTCACCAAAAGAGGCTGGCAGTTGCGCGAGCTGCTGGAACCTCTGGCGATCGAAGCCAACGACCTTGCAGTCGAGGGTCTGACAGAAGATGATCTCCAGGTTCTGCGCAAATCTCTGGCCATGATGATCAAGAATCTTGAACAAGATGAGCGCGATGCGGCGCGACGCGGCTTCAAGGTTCCACCGACCCGGCCACAGAATTAG
- a CDS encoding TAXI family TRAP transporter solute-binding subunit produces the protein MRNIYLAAVLGLAMTTTAHSEPLNLNLSGGNPGGLWSLLGAGIDRAVRADDPNSVITYQATGGGFANIGLLATGRTDLGLMHDAEAKIALSGEEPFKAPITNLRAIGYMYNWAPMHFFLTKAMADKYNIDSIDDIATSGAPIRIGINRSGNITSNVALMMLEQAGVTDEVLTGNGGQLVRAGANEQGELIQDGRLDMITNGIFINHSSFRSVDENVDVVLLSVPQDVIDATNKAFGTGEMVIPAGSYKNQTTDVNTVSLGAILVATDKMDDATAHNLAASLLKNVGEIRAVHKSMQDLTPELMAKPSVIEFHPGAAKAYAEAGLSQ, from the coding sequence ATGAGAAACATCTATCTTGCAGCCGTTTTGGGCTTGGCCATGACGACCACAGCACACTCTGAGCCGCTGAACCTCAATCTGTCTGGCGGTAACCCCGGCGGGCTTTGGTCTCTGCTCGGAGCTGGTATCGATCGCGCCGTGAGAGCCGATGATCCGAATTCGGTCATCACCTATCAGGCCACCGGCGGCGGCTTTGCAAATATCGGCCTACTGGCAACAGGTCGTACTGACTTGGGATTAATGCATGACGCAGAAGCAAAGATAGCGCTTTCCGGCGAAGAGCCCTTCAAGGCCCCGATCACCAACCTTCGTGCCATTGGCTACATGTACAACTGGGCACCAATGCACTTCTTCCTGACCAAAGCCATGGCGGACAAATACAACATCGACAGCATTGACGACATCGCGACCAGCGGCGCTCCGATCCGCATCGGAATTAACCGCTCTGGTAACATCACTTCGAACGTCGCGCTCATGATGCTTGAGCAGGCGGGTGTGACCGACGAGGTCCTGACCGGCAATGGAGGGCAACTTGTCCGGGCAGGCGCGAACGAACAAGGCGAATTGATTCAGGACGGTCGCCTGGACATGATTACCAACGGCATTTTCATCAATCACTCGTCGTTCCGGTCTGTGGACGAAAATGTTGATGTTGTGCTTCTGTCAGTACCGCAAGACGTTATCGATGCTACAAACAAAGCCTTTGGAACCGGCGAAATGGTCATTCCGGCGGGTAGCTACAAGAACCAGACCACTGACGTGAACACGGTATCACTGGGCGCAATTCTTGTTGCGACCGATAAAATGGACGATGCAACCGCGCATAATCTTGCCGCGTCGCTGCTGAAAAATGTCGGTGAAATACGGGCCGTACACAAATCCATGCAAGATTTGACGCCAGAACTTATGGCTAAGCCGAGCGTCATCGAGTTCCATCCAGGTGCCGCGAAGGCGTATGCGGAAGCGGGTCTATCACAGTGA
- a CDS encoding DMT family transporter — MSIPFLGEIFALASAFCYGFSAVAINKNAENGHSNNGAYLSILLTAVMAGALWLFFGSALPAADRAVWTGLGFFVLAGVLANISGRVFMFKAVELVGAIEIGILRRLIPVFAATLAIIFLDERITTSVSVGFLLVFLGIAAVVVGGRRTRVVTGGTGHTGRPMMERATDDVQKGRVLGAVSSASYGGAYVSRKFALAVVPDPLLGTLIGAITGLVCGSIIVPLSRRSRTNHLPLFQRPAPWQVVAAASVSFGQIFQFFALNHTTVTAVAIIGSVEMFIAAWLSAVLLKSEKKPGLVFAVASVLAMTGTAVITLGQGNGPI, encoded by the coding sequence ATGTCCATTCCGTTCCTCGGCGAAATATTCGCCTTGGCCTCAGCCTTTTGCTACGGCTTCAGTGCGGTTGCCATAAACAAGAATGCTGAGAACGGGCATTCCAATAACGGCGCTTACCTGTCGATCCTATTGACTGCGGTCATGGCGGGGGCTCTTTGGTTATTCTTTGGAAGTGCCTTACCCGCCGCTGACAGGGCGGTCTGGACCGGTTTGGGCTTCTTCGTGCTAGCTGGCGTTCTTGCAAATATCTCGGGACGGGTATTCATGTTCAAGGCGGTTGAACTCGTCGGCGCGATCGAGATCGGGATTCTTCGCCGGCTAATCCCGGTATTTGCCGCGACACTTGCAATTATTTTTCTCGATGAACGGATTACGACCTCGGTTTCGGTTGGTTTCCTGCTCGTGTTTTTGGGCATCGCGGCCGTGGTGGTCGGCGGTCGCAGAACGCGAGTAGTGACAGGCGGGACAGGCCATACTGGGCGACCGATGATGGAACGCGCAACCGACGACGTACAGAAGGGGCGGGTTTTGGGCGCAGTGTCATCAGCTAGCTATGGTGGGGCATACGTCTCTCGCAAGTTCGCACTTGCGGTTGTGCCGGACCCTCTACTAGGCACGTTGATCGGTGCAATCACGGGCCTCGTCTGCGGGTCTATTATTGTACCATTGTCTCGTCGGAGCCGCACGAACCACTTGCCACTGTTTCAGCGTCCCGCACCTTGGCAGGTCGTGGCGGCCGCCTCAGTTTCGTTTGGCCAGATATTCCAGTTCTTTGCACTTAACCATACCACTGTCACGGCCGTAGCAATCATCGGTTCAGTTGAGATGTTCATCGCGGCCTGGCTGTCGGCGGTTTTGCTCAAGTCCGAAAAGAAGCCCGGTCTGGTGTTCGCTGTTGCTTCTGTTCTCGCGATGACCGGCACCGCCGTGATCACGCTTGGGCAAGGGAATGGGCCGATTTAA
- a CDS encoding TRAP transporter permease produces the protein MIGSLVSTGRRRKLAAGPHRALIIAAATFSAWVVYANLFTISDPLVLGILFVSGIFAIMFVAIGASPNAPDRVPAYDFALSGLSIACGVFFFLNATIISDRISLLEPFTTSQFFFGTILMILTLEATRRTTGLGLTSVVVLFLIYNWFGYLLPPPFGHGVSEFSYLLDILVFTTDGIFGVPIQVVASYVFLFVMFGTFLSASGGGEFFFNLAALVTGRTRGGPAKIAVISSGLYGTMSGSPTSDVVATGSITIPVMKRLGYTARFAAGVEVAASTGGSAMPPVMGSAAFILAEYTGVPYNDIVVAAIVPALLYYLGVFGQVHLRAVKYDLRPSEDEIPTVRQTFATGWVFLIPIIGIVTALLSGYSPTFTAGVGVLMILLASSLMKRTRLSPWGIIEGLGDTTLRILPVAGACAAAGLVIGGLSMTGLGMKAANVILVVSNSQPFVTLIIAAIVTIVLGLGMPTPSAYILAAVLVGPALAKLGYPILQSHLFLLYYAVLSALTPPIAVAALAAAAIADEDPFKIALSAVRLAVVGFLLPFAFIWNPGILLLGDVEANTLAVVGGILATIAIAISVEGTYGANITYIERILLLIGAVACITPLVGVSLAGIVLILGMLMRYGVLLKRQTKPEPIKAGG, from the coding sequence GTGATTGGATCTCTGGTCTCCACCGGCCGCAGGCGTAAGCTTGCGGCCGGCCCGCATCGCGCACTGATCATAGCGGCCGCGACATTCTCGGCTTGGGTGGTTTATGCGAATCTTTTTACGATCTCGGATCCGCTGGTGCTCGGGATCCTGTTCGTATCGGGCATATTTGCGATTATGTTCGTTGCGATCGGTGCCAGTCCGAATGCCCCGGACCGGGTGCCCGCCTATGATTTTGCCTTGTCAGGGCTCAGTATCGCTTGTGGTGTTTTCTTCTTCTTAAACGCCACCATCATCTCTGACCGTATCAGCCTGCTGGAACCATTCACGACTTCACAGTTTTTTTTCGGCACAATTCTCATGATTTTAACGCTGGAAGCCACCCGGCGGACTACGGGATTGGGCCTCACTAGCGTGGTGGTCCTGTTTTTGATCTATAACTGGTTTGGATATCTTCTGCCGCCCCCTTTCGGACATGGTGTCAGTGAGTTCAGCTATCTTCTCGACATTCTTGTATTCACAACTGACGGTATCTTCGGTGTCCCGATTCAGGTCGTGGCAAGTTATGTGTTCCTATTTGTCATGTTTGGAACCTTTCTGTCGGCTTCTGGTGGTGGAGAGTTCTTCTTCAATCTCGCAGCACTGGTTACCGGCCGGACACGAGGTGGTCCCGCAAAAATCGCCGTTATTTCATCAGGCCTTTACGGCACAATGTCTGGCAGCCCGACATCAGACGTGGTGGCCACCGGATCCATCACAATTCCTGTGATGAAGCGCCTTGGATACACAGCCCGGTTCGCGGCGGGTGTCGAAGTCGCCGCCTCGACCGGTGGAAGCGCCATGCCGCCCGTCATGGGCTCAGCCGCGTTCATCCTGGCTGAATACACCGGGGTGCCTTACAACGATATTGTTGTCGCCGCCATTGTTCCTGCACTGCTTTACTATCTCGGCGTCTTCGGACAGGTTCATTTGCGCGCCGTAAAGTATGACCTTCGGCCTTCGGAAGACGAAATCCCCACTGTTCGCCAAACCTTTGCAACCGGCTGGGTCTTCCTGATCCCTATCATCGGCATCGTAACGGCATTATTGTCCGGGTATTCTCCCACCTTTACAGCCGGGGTCGGGGTCTTGATGATCCTTCTGGCTTCGTCCCTGATGAAACGTACGCGGCTCTCACCATGGGGCATTATTGAAGGGCTGGGTGATACTACACTTCGCATCCTTCCGGTCGCAGGGGCCTGTGCCGCAGCGGGTCTTGTCATCGGGGGCCTTTCAATGACCGGGCTTGGGATGAAGGCGGCAAACGTGATCCTTGTCGTCAGCAATTCTCAGCCATTCGTGACCCTCATCATCGCAGCAATTGTCACAATCGTGCTGGGACTTGGTATGCCAACGCCGAGTGCCTATATTCTTGCTGCGGTTCTTGTCGGCCCGGCGTTAGCAAAGTTGGGATACCCCATTTTGCAGAGCCACCTGTTTTTACTTTACTATGCTGTTTTGTCGGCACTAACACCGCCTATTGCAGTGGCGGCTCTCGCTGCCGCCGCCATAGCGGATGAAGATCCTTTCAAGATTGCTCTGAGCGCGGTGCGTCTCGCCGTTGTCGGCTTCTTGCTACCCTTTGCCTTCATTTGGAACCCTGGAATCTTGTTATTGGGTGACGTCGAAGCCAATACGCTTGCTGTCGTCGGCGGCATCCTGGCCACGATAGCGATCGCAATCTCGGTTGAGGGGACCTACGGGGCTAATATCACTTATATCGAACGGATCCTGCTGTTGATTGGCGCAGTTGCATGCATCACGCCACTCGTTGGAGTATCCTTGGCGGGTATCGTCCTGATCTTAGGGATGCTGATGCGATACGGAGTCCTTCTAAAGCGCCAGACCAAACCGGAGCCAATCAAAGCAGGCGGGTAG
- a CDS encoding thiamine pyrophosphate-binding protein translates to MQDDIDRPAPSETETLYGSDALAVMMRKLEVPYVALNPGSSFRGLHDSLVNYLGNREPQMLLCLHEEHAVSIAHGWAKVKETPLAVILHANVGLMHAAMALYNAWCDRVPMLVFGATGPVDAAKRRPWIDWLHTSRDQAAIVRPYIKWDDQPASLAASLTSMMRAARLTATAPMAPTYVCFDVTVQEQKIDALPQFPDPDRHVLPRLPSVGPNDVAELYDMLARAIAPVFLMGRVSRDRAAWDRRIALAEQFGARVVTDIKTAAAFPTRHPLHAGTPGYFLSPDAGKVIAAADLVVCFDWVDPAGSLSQAGLGTETTVVNVTLEPLLQNGWSLDHQAFVSSDLSLLAAPDAVVAALCEVAGIGEVGSALAYAPIARTEITGDTDRLLLLNELSDLVADAVADKDVTYMRLPLGWDGAKCDFRDPMDYLGYDGGAGIGSGPGMAVGAALALAGAGRIPVAVLGDGDFIMGATALWTATHHNVPLLIVVANNRSYFNDEIHQERVAKDRKRLVANKHVGQAIDNPDVDIAGLARAQGAVGFGPVSEVDDVTRTLCEAVKLVKAGKTVVVDVRVMRGYSEAMSDGMTQD, encoded by the coding sequence ATGCAAGATGATATCGACCGACCGGCCCCGTCCGAGACTGAAACGCTTTATGGCAGCGACGCGCTAGCCGTTATGATGCGCAAGCTTGAAGTGCCATATGTAGCGCTGAATCCAGGTTCCAGCTTCCGCGGGCTGCACGACAGCCTGGTGAATTATCTGGGCAATCGGGAACCGCAGATGCTGCTGTGCCTGCACGAGGAACACGCAGTTTCCATCGCCCATGGCTGGGCCAAAGTCAAAGAAACTCCGCTGGCGGTGATCCTGCACGCCAATGTTGGACTTATGCATGCCGCCATGGCGCTGTACAACGCATGGTGCGATCGTGTGCCGATGTTGGTGTTCGGGGCAACCGGTCCTGTCGATGCAGCCAAGCGGCGCCCCTGGATCGACTGGTTGCACACATCGCGCGATCAGGCGGCAATTGTGCGTCCCTACATTAAATGGGACGATCAGCCGGCCTCGCTCGCCGCGTCGCTGACATCGATGATGCGGGCGGCACGTCTGACGGCGACGGCACCCATGGCCCCGACTTACGTCTGCTTCGACGTCACCGTGCAAGAGCAGAAGATTGACGCACTGCCGCAATTTCCAGATCCTGACCGGCATGTCCTGCCGCGGCTGCCATCCGTTGGGCCAAATGATGTCGCAGAGCTGTACGATATGCTGGCTCGTGCAATCGCGCCGGTTTTCCTGATGGGCCGCGTATCGCGTGATCGCGCGGCATGGGACCGGCGCATCGCGCTGGCCGAGCAGTTCGGCGCCCGCGTTGTCACCGACATCAAGACCGCCGCCGCATTTCCGACCCGGCATCCGTTGCACGCGGGCACGCCGGGCTACTTTCTGTCCCCGGATGCGGGGAAAGTTATTGCTGCGGCTGATCTTGTCGTCTGTTTCGACTGGGTGGACCCGGCCGGAAGTCTGTCGCAGGCTGGCCTGGGTACGGAAACCACGGTAGTCAACGTGACGCTGGAGCCGCTGCTCCAGAATGGGTGGTCGCTGGATCACCAAGCGTTCGTGTCATCGGATCTGTCTCTGCTGGCCGCACCCGACGCGGTGGTCGCGGCGCTTTGCGAGGTGGCAGGGATCGGTGAGGTCGGGTCGGCCCTGGCCTACGCGCCGATCGCCCGCACCGAGATTACTGGCGATACCGATAGATTACTTCTGCTGAATGAGCTGTCGGACCTTGTTGCCGACGCCGTTGCCGACAAGGATGTAACATATATGCGGCTGCCCCTTGGTTGGGACGGCGCAAAATGCGATTTCCGCGATCCAATGGACTATTTGGGATACGACGGTGGCGCCGGCATTGGCTCCGGTCCCGGAATGGCGGTCGGTGCGGCACTGGCTCTTGCTGGCGCGGGACGCATTCCCGTGGCAGTGCTAGGCGACGGTGACTTCATCATGGGGGCCACCGCGCTGTGGACAGCGACACACCACAACGTACCCTTACTGATCGTGGTGGCCAACAACCGATCCTATTTCAACGACGAAATTCATCAGGAGAGGGTAGCAAAAGATCGCAAGCGGCTAGTTGCAAACAAGCACGTCGGACAGGCCATTGACAACCCAGATGTCGATATTGCCGGACTTGCTCGTGCGCAGGGGGCAGTTGGGTTTGGTCCGGTGTCCGAGGTCGACGATGTGACACGTACCCTGTGCGAGGCGGTCAAACTCGTGAAGGCGGGAAAGACCGTAGTCGTCGATGTCCGGGTGATGCGGGGCTATTCGGAGGCGATGTCTGATGGCATGACACAAGATTGA
- a CDS encoding aldehyde dehydrogenase family protein, which produces MTQSTSQDYRDVLPQHLDLYYAGCWSRPVSGKYSETLNPANGEVLASVAEAGKADVDEAVRTARKGFFEWRDVKPLERARILKEIATLLRKHGDELALIDAANCGNPYTEMRGDANFAAAQMDFFAGLVTEMKGDTIPMGPDRINMSVREPLGVVARILAFNHPFMFCGGKMAAPLAAGNAVIIKPPLQAPLSALRLAELVDGLMPAGTFSVMPGGTEAGAALAAHPDVAKVTLIGSVEAGRSVMRSASETLKPVLLELGGKNALIAYPDSDPDRIADAIVRGMNFGWCGQSCGSTSRAFLHDDLHDEVLTQVVAKVEHYKPGIPTDPATTMGALVSRTHFDKVMGYIESAKREGARMVSGGHEVSDGALANGCFIAPTIFADVTPDMTIAKEEIFGPVLAVRRWSDETAMMDEVNSLPFGLTCSIWSKDLATAHRAARQAEAGFVWINEVGLHFLGAPFGGVKQSGIGREEGIGELISFTHEKNIHINLEGQG; this is translated from the coding sequence ATGACCCAATCAACCAGTCAAGACTACCGTGATGTACTACCGCAGCATCTAGACCTTTATTATGCAGGCTGCTGGTCCAGACCAGTCAGCGGCAAATACAGCGAGACGCTGAACCCCGCGAACGGAGAGGTATTGGCCTCGGTCGCGGAGGCCGGCAAAGCGGATGTTGATGAGGCCGTCAGGACCGCACGCAAAGGCTTTTTTGAATGGCGGGACGTCAAACCGCTCGAGCGCGCAAGGATTCTCAAGGAGATCGCAACCCTTCTGCGGAAGCATGGCGACGAACTGGCGCTGATTGACGCTGCGAATTGTGGCAATCCCTATACCGAGATGCGCGGCGATGCGAACTTCGCAGCCGCACAGATGGATTTCTTTGCCGGTCTGGTCACCGAGATGAAGGGCGACACAATTCCCATGGGTCCCGACCGGATCAACATGTCGGTCCGCGAACCGCTTGGCGTCGTGGCCCGCATCCTTGCATTTAATCACCCGTTTATGTTTTGCGGTGGCAAGATGGCGGCTCCGCTAGCTGCGGGAAACGCGGTCATAATCAAGCCGCCCCTGCAGGCGCCTCTTTCGGCGCTCAGGCTTGCAGAACTTGTCGACGGGCTGATGCCTGCTGGGACCTTCAGTGTAATGCCCGGTGGAACCGAGGCTGGTGCCGCTCTTGCCGCACATCCCGACGTAGCCAAGGTCACGTTGATCGGATCGGTCGAAGCTGGCAGGTCGGTGATGCGCAGCGCAAGCGAAACATTAAAGCCCGTCCTGCTGGAACTGGGTGGCAAGAATGCTCTTATCGCCTATCCTGACAGTGACCCGGATCGGATCGCGGATGCCATCGTGCGTGGCATGAATTTCGGCTGGTGCGGCCAGTCCTGTGGTTCGACCAGCCGTGCCTTCCTTCATGACGATCTTCATGACGAGGTTCTGACCCAGGTGGTTGCCAAGGTCGAACACTACAAACCCGGGATCCCGACCGATCCAGCGACCACCATGGGGGCTCTTGTGAGCCGGACCCATTTCGACAAGGTGATGGGTTATATTGAAAGCGCCAAACGCGAAGGGGCCCGCATGGTCTCGGGGGGCCATGAGGTCAGCGATGGTGCGCTGGCCAACGGCTGCTTCATCGCACCCACGATCTTTGCCGACGTCACCCCGGACATGACCATCGCCAAAGAAGAAATCTTTGGGCCCGTCCTTGCCGTGCGGCGCTGGTCCGATGAAACGGCGATGATGGACGAGGTCAACTCCCTGCCGTTCGGTCTGACCTGTTCGATTTGGAGCAAAGACCTCGCCACAGCTCATCGCGCGGCACGTCAGGCAGAGGCCGGATTCGTCTGGATAAATGAAGTTGGTCTGCATTTCCTTGGCGCTCCCTTCGGCGGGGTCAAGCAATCCGGCATCGGGCGTGAGGAAGGGATCGGAGAACTGATCTCCTTTACCCATGAAAAGAATATTCACATCAACCTTGAAGGTCAGGGTTGA